From the Acidicapsa ligni genome, one window contains:
- a CDS encoding RNA polymerase sigma factor: MTGSPINSLLSLRRQFLGFIQRRVNDRATAEDILQIAYLRALETGNQLRAAESSVAWFYRILRNAIIDHYRRRTSEGAALERWVQELETEPSPSQNFEPLLHETTCQCIASALDRLTPAYATLLREVDLGETALSTYARSADITPGNAAVRAHRARTALRKQLIRCCGTCAEHGCLDCTCHPSQAT, translated from the coding sequence ATGACCGGAAGCCCAATCAACTCGCTGCTCAGCCTGCGCCGCCAGTTCCTCGGCTTCATCCAGCGCCGCGTCAACGACCGCGCCACCGCCGAAGACATTCTGCAGATCGCCTATCTGCGCGCTCTTGAAACAGGCAACCAGTTGCGCGCAGCGGAGTCATCTGTCGCCTGGTTCTATCGCATTCTGCGCAATGCAATCATCGATCACTACCGCCGCCGCACCAGCGAAGGAGCCGCTCTGGAACGCTGGGTACAGGAGCTCGAAACGGAGCCCAGTCCATCTCAGAACTTCGAGCCTCTTCTGCACGAAACGACGTGTCAATGTATCGCCAGTGCGCTGGACCGGCTCACACCTGCCTACGCCACCTTGTTACGCGAAGTAGATCTCGGAGAAACCGCTCTATCCACCTACGCCAGGTCAGCCGACATCACTCCCGGCAATGCCGCAGTCCGCGCCCATCGAGCACGAACCGCATTGCGCAAGCAGCTCATCCGCTGCTGCGGCACCTGCGCCGAACACGGCTGCCTCGACTGCACCTGCCACCCAAGCCAAGCCACATAA
- the ppc gene encoding phosphoenolpyruvate carboxylase — translation MALLWNPESWSQRLAELQAESGELKEAPLRRDVRSLGMLLGEVLREQAGDELFMQVEELRQGTIRRREAEDQGAEEAAAEHAARALALVHRLPVDRALLLTRAFGFYFELINLAETNHRKRRRLALQLTGAAGKQRGSLAGTLRAMQRVGITAEEAMEWLRKVLVVPVFTAHPTEVARRSVMFKRRRIGELLEELDRIPVPEEDMARLEEEVLAEITSLWQTDEVRSRRPTVYDEIKMGLDYYDVSIFATLPSLYREIAEALNAAYGLELEAHDLPKVLAFGSWIGGDRDGNPYVTPEVTRNAIQLAREHLLHFYDAQLQIVIDLLSTSAQQMPVQDAVRDRLEEYESRIHTTEESLYGQRFEFELYRRFLICVRARMRCSLHQRVASQSSTTAGLLSTIAESQERMAQVLPPYASAAEFQSDLTILRDSLAANRGLRIARNLIDPLLLLVRTFGLHLHTLDIRQHAKLHAQALKEAIEDTLASELPKRLSAETANVLDTFRVIAEVKAGSTPEVIRHYVISGATCVEDVLTVVRLGRLTGVKLEGSAGNSETGSSDPGLMPVPLFESIEDLRNAAEICGELWAREDYRALLATWNDTQEVMLGYSDSNKDGGMLTSTWEIFRAHRALHEVARKAGVRLRLFHGRGGTVGRGGGPTHRAIFAQPLDSFEGQFRITEQGEVLNFKYADVVLAERNLELMIAASLDALARPNARDPEGHFTGKLLPEWEQALDRLSVLSYEFYKEHILDDAGLLDYFEQSTPMGELEHAKIGSRPSKRKGSLSLETLRAIPWVFGWTQSRLLIPAWFGVGHAVEAYLAEGGSLATLTTMAKEFPLFIDLVRNVEMALGKADLGTARLYSSLVEDMQLRARIYTGFEEEYQRTVDAVLAITQQTELLQSNPVLARSIKLRNPYVDPMHLIQVDLLRRKRAGEDTPEVNRALSATISGISAGLRNTG, via the coding sequence ATGGCGCTTTTGTGGAATCCGGAGAGCTGGTCGCAGCGACTGGCAGAGTTGCAGGCAGAGTCAGGGGAGCTGAAAGAGGCTCCTTTACGGCGTGATGTGCGTTCGCTTGGCATGTTGCTGGGCGAGGTATTGCGCGAGCAGGCTGGCGATGAACTGTTTATGCAGGTGGAAGAGCTGCGCCAGGGCACGATTCGGCGTCGCGAGGCAGAGGATCAGGGGGCGGAGGAAGCTGCCGCTGAACATGCCGCACGGGCGTTGGCGCTGGTGCATCGGTTGCCGGTGGATCGGGCGCTGCTGCTGACACGGGCCTTCGGGTTCTATTTTGAACTGATCAATCTGGCGGAGACCAATCATCGCAAGCGGCGTCGGCTGGCGCTGCAATTGACGGGCGCGGCAGGCAAGCAGCGCGGTAGTCTTGCGGGTACGCTACGGGCGATGCAGCGTGTTGGGATTACGGCAGAAGAGGCAATGGAGTGGCTGCGCAAGGTGCTGGTGGTGCCGGTGTTTACGGCGCATCCGACTGAGGTGGCGCGGCGCTCGGTGATGTTCAAGCGGCGGCGTATCGGTGAGTTGCTTGAGGAGTTAGATCGCATTCCAGTGCCTGAAGAAGATATGGCGCGGCTGGAAGAGGAAGTGCTGGCGGAGATCACTTCTCTGTGGCAGACGGATGAGGTGCGGAGCCGGCGTCCGACGGTGTATGACGAGATCAAGATGGGGCTGGACTACTACGATGTCTCCATCTTTGCGACGCTGCCCAGCCTTTATCGCGAGATTGCGGAGGCGTTGAATGCCGCCTACGGGTTGGAGCTGGAGGCGCACGATCTGCCCAAGGTGCTGGCTTTCGGTTCGTGGATTGGCGGCGATCGGGATGGCAATCCGTATGTCACTCCTGAGGTGACACGGAACGCGATTCAACTGGCGCGGGAGCACTTGCTGCATTTTTACGATGCGCAGTTGCAGATTGTGATCGATTTGCTGAGCACCTCGGCGCAACAGATGCCGGTACAGGATGCGGTGCGGGATCGCCTGGAGGAATACGAGTCGAGGATACATACGACTGAGGAGTCGTTGTATGGGCAGCGCTTTGAGTTCGAGTTATATCGACGATTTTTGATTTGTGTGCGGGCGCGAATGCGGTGCTCGCTCCACCAGCGGGTTGCTAGCCAGTCGAGTACGACTGCTGGTTTGCTTTCGACGATTGCTGAGTCCCAGGAGCGGATGGCGCAGGTGCTGCCGCCGTATGCATCCGCGGCGGAGTTTCAATCTGACCTGACGATTTTGCGGGATTCGCTGGCGGCCAATCGCGGATTGAGGATTGCGCGTAACCTGATCGATCCGCTGCTGCTGCTGGTGCGGACTTTTGGGCTGCACCTGCATACGCTGGATATTCGGCAGCATGCGAAGTTGCATGCGCAGGCGCTTAAGGAAGCGATTGAAGATACGCTTGCTTCGGAGCTGCCGAAGAGGCTTTCGGCGGAAACGGCCAATGTTCTCGATACTTTTCGCGTGATTGCAGAGGTGAAGGCAGGCAGTACGCCTGAGGTGATCCGGCATTATGTGATCAGCGGCGCTACGTGCGTGGAGGATGTGCTGACGGTTGTTCGCCTGGGACGGCTGACGGGCGTGAAGCTGGAGGGCAGCGCAGGCAATTCAGAGACGGGCAGCTCGGATCCGGGGCTGATGCCGGTGCCGCTCTTCGAGTCGATCGAGGATCTGCGTAATGCTGCCGAGATCTGCGGCGAGCTTTGGGCGCGCGAAGATTATCGGGCGTTGCTTGCGACCTGGAACGATACGCAGGAGGTCATGCTGGGCTACTCCGATTCGAACAAGGACGGAGGTATGCTGACGAGCACGTGGGAGATCTTCCGCGCGCATCGGGCGTTGCATGAGGTGGCGCGCAAGGCTGGCGTGCGGTTGCGGCTCTTTCACGGGCGCGGCGGCACGGTTGGCCGAGGCGGCGGACCGACGCATCGAGCTATTTTTGCGCAGCCGCTGGATTCGTTCGAGGGGCAGTTTCGCATTACTGAACAGGGCGAAGTGCTGAACTTCAAATATGCGGATGTGGTGCTGGCGGAGCGCAATCTGGAGCTGATGATTGCTGCTTCACTGGATGCGCTGGCGAGACCGAATGCGCGCGATCCTGAGGGGCACTTTACGGGCAAGCTGCTGCCGGAGTGGGAGCAGGCGCTGGATCGGCTTTCGGTGCTTTCGTATGAGTTTTACAAAGAGCACATTCTGGACGATGCGGGGCTGCTGGACTACTTTGAGCAGTCGACGCCGATGGGCGAGTTGGAACACGCAAAGATCGGTTCGCGGCCGTCGAAGCGCAAGGGCTCGCTGAGCCTGGAGACGCTGCGCGCGATTCCGTGGGTTTTTGGGTGGACGCAGTCACGGCTGCTGATTCCGGCCTGGTTTGGGGTGGGTCATGCGGTTGAGGCGTATCTTGCCGAGGGCGGTTCGCTGGCTACGTTGACGACCATGGCGAAGGAGTTTCCGCTGTTCATCGACCTGGTGCGCAATGTGGAGATGGCGCTGGGCAAGGCGGATCTTGGCACGGCGCGGCTTTACTCCTCGCTGGTTGAGGATATGCAGTTACGTGCGCGCATCTACACCGGCTTTGAAGAGGAGTATCAGCGGACGGTGGATGCGGTGCTGGCTATCACGCA